A genome region from Arachis duranensis cultivar V14167 chromosome 8, aradu.V14167.gnm2.J7QH, whole genome shotgun sequence includes the following:
- the LOC107461319 gene encoding uncharacterized protein LOC107461319, which yields MLQEATKANYGFRPSYRKVWMAKQKAIAHIYGDWEDSYAELPRLMFWVQSTMVDTVAVLKTSPVRVGNQVDESTFYFHRFFWTFLSCNEAFQHLWRYFATGYSARQNSNILPIVFALVEEENAESWSLFLSNLRQHVTPQKCILVISDRHNGIEVALEAPDSGWLPPRAYRAFCIHHVAANFNLSFKGQDARRLLENAAYAKTETEFDYWFDIMWTENPTMCDCANRMKYDK from the exons ATGTTGCAGGAAGCAACAAAAGCAAATTATGGATTTAGACCTAGTTACAGGAAGGTCTGGATGGCAAAGCAGAAGGCAATAGCACATATATATGGAGATTGGGAAGACTCGTATGCCGAGTTGCCACGTTTGATGTTTTGGGTTCAATCCACCATGGTAGACACGGTTGCAGTGTTGAAGACTTCTCCGGTTAGAGTTGGGAATCAAGTCGATGAATCTACATTCTACTTTCATCGTTTTTTCTGGACATTTCTATCTTGCAACGAGGCCTTTCAGCATT TATGGAGGTACTTTGCTACTGGCTATAGCGCAAGACAAAACTCGAACATCTTGCCGATAGTGTTCGCACTTGTGGAGGAAGAAAATGCGGAGTCGTGGTCTCTTTTCTTGTCCAATCTACGACAGCATGTGACGCCACAGAAATGTATTCTTGTTATCTCCGACAGACATAACGGCATTGAGGTTGCCCTTGAGGCCCCTGATAGTGGTTGGCTACCTCCACGTGCTTATCGAGCATTCTGTATTCATCATGTGGCGGCAAATTTTAACCTGAGCTTCAAAGGTCAAGACGCGAGAAGGCTATTGGAGAATGCTGCATATGCGAAGACCGAGACAGAGTTTGATTACTGGTTTGACATTATGTGGACTGAGAACCCGACTATGTGTGATTGTGCCAACCGAATGAAATATGACAAGTAG
- the LOC107461391 gene encoding serine/threonine-protein kinase BLUS1, which yields MHLLPIHSATQIMATKDSSSELESPRRLQYPLDSTSYKLLDEIGSGVSAVVYKAICIPINSSLVAIKSIDLDGSRPDFDDVRREVKTLSLLSHPNILNAHCCFTVDHRLWVVMPFMAGGSFQSIISHSFPDGFSEPCIAFILRETLNALSYLHSQGHLHRDIKAGNILVDSNGSVKLADFGVSASIYESIMSSSSSSSSSSSVPGCCSCSSLMLKDVAGTPYWMAPEVIHSHVGYSFKADIWSFGITALELAHGRPPLSHLPPSKSMILKITKRFRFSDLDKFGGGSTSHGKKFSKNFKDMVASCLDQDPAKRPTAEKLLKHPFFRNCKGSEFLVKNVLHGLPSVEKRYKEISKASSMNNNNNNDDDDEVKHGKLMKQRRISGWNFNEDGLELEPVFPNDEDDEAKATREAKGEEGENENNNERLKGIEGVAMNVNNRDAMLATLNVLKGSLEQELAQVKALINILRADRNHHHDLDHDQQQLESQLDTFKLHLS from the coding sequence ATGCATCTTCTTCCAATTCACTCAGCTACTCAAATCATGGCGACAAAGGACTCATCATCGGAATTAGAATCACCAAGAAGACTTCAATACCCACTCGACTCCACCTCATACAAGCTCCTCGACGAGATCGGTTCCGGCGTCAGCGCCGTCGTCTACAAGGCTATCTGCATCCCCATCAACTCCTCCCTCGTCGCCATCAAATCCATCGACCTCGACGGCTCCCGTCCCGACTTCGATGACGTCCGCCGCGAAGTCAAAactctctccctcctctcccACCCCAACATCCTCAACGCACACTGCTGCTTCACCGTCGACCACCGTCTCTGGGTGGTCATGCCCTTCATGGCCGGCGGATCCTTCCAATCCATCATCTCTCATTCCTTCCCGGACGGATTCTCAGAGCCATGCATCGCATTCATCCTCAGAGAAACTCTCAACGCTTTGTCTTACCTCCATAGCCAGGGACATCTCCACAGAGACATCAAAGCCGGTAACATTCTCGTCGATTCCAACGGATCCGTCAAGCTCGCCGATTTCGGCGTCTCCGCTTCCATCTACGAGTCAATCATgagctcctcttcttcctcttcttcttcttcaagtgtTCCTGGTTGTTGTTCGTGTTCTTCTCTCATGCTCAAAGATGTTGCCGGAACACCGTATTGGATGGCGCCGGAAGTGATCCACTCCCACGTCGGTTACAGTTTCAAGGCTGATATATGGTCGTTTGGGATCACGGCGTTGGAGTTGGCCCATGGAAGGCCTCCACTCTCTCACCTTCCTCCTTCTAAGTCCATGATTCTCAAGATCACCAAGCGCTTTCGCTTTTCCGATCTGGACAAGTTTGGCGGCGGTTCCACCTCCCATGGTAAGAAATTCTCCAAGAACTTCAAGGACATGGTGGCTTCTTGCCTGGATCAGGATCCGGCTAAGAGGCCTACGGCGGAGAAGCTTCTGAAGCATCCGTTCTTTAGAAACTGTAAGGGCTCTGAGTTTTTGGTGAAGAACGTGCTGCATGGGTTGCCTAGTGTTGAGAAGAGGTACAAGGAAATCAGCAAGGCTTCTtctatgaataataataataataatgatgatgatgatgaagtgaAGCATGGGAAGTTGATGAAGCAAAGAAGGATAAGTGGGTGGAATTTCAATGAAGATGGATTGGAACTTGAACCTGTGTTCCcaaatgatgaagatgatgaggcCAAGGCAACAAGAGAAGCTAAAGGTGAAGAAGGTGAGAAtgagaataataatgaaaggTTAAAGGGTATTGAAGGAGTAGCCATGAATGTGAACAACCGTGATGCCATGTTAGCCACACTCAATGTTCTCAAAGGGAGCTTGGAACAAGAGCTAGCACAAGTCAAGGCCTTGATCAACATCTTACGTGCAGATCGTAATCATCATCACGATCTTGATCATGATCAGCAGCAGTTGGAGTCACAACTAGACACCTTCAAGCTTCACCTTTcttga
- the LOC107461308 gene encoding LOB domain-containing protein 22-like: MSKKISTTSQACAACKHQRRKCGPNCILAPYFPHDRQKQFLNAHKLFGVGRMTDLIKPLGPTERNIAMETIIYESEMRAYDPVNGCCTMIQQLQSEIEYRQAELQLVLHRLALFKAQAQQQSSSCNQVNNVEGIPFQPDQYYEATNMDSNSSITHEVDLNAWMMQNLQSPALLSPLTLTNENENGNVGVDDNNGYIYDQKPMLDLGFKETKSNHQTPVEGMHYSGMKQIYNFQDQEQKD, encoded by the exons ATGAGCAAAAAGATCAGCACAACCTCACAGGCTTGCGCTGCTTGTAAGCACCAACGTAGGAAGTGTGGTCCTAACTGCATTCTCGCACCATATTTTCCTCACGATCGCCAAAAACAATTCCTTAACGCTCATAAATTGTTTGGAGTTGGAAGAATGACTGATCTCATCAAACCACTGGGTCCTACCGAGAGAAACATTGCCATGGAAACCATCATCTACGAATCTGAGATGCGAGCCTATGATCCTGTTAACGGTTGTTGTACAATGATTCAACAGCTTCAATCTGAGATTGAGTACCGTCAAGCTGAGCTTCAACTTGTTCTTCATCGTCTCGCCCTCTTCAAAGCTCAAGCGCAGCAGCAATCTTCGAGTTGCAACCAAGTTAATAATGTTGAAGGGATTCCATTTCAACCGGATCAATATTATGAAGCTACTAACATGGATAGCAATAGCTCCATTACGCATGAAGTGGATCTTAATGCATGGATGATGCAAAACTTGCAATCACCTGCGTTGTTATCACCTTTGACATTAACCAATGAGAATGAAAATGGCAATGTTGGAGTTGATGATAATAATGGCTATATTTATGATCAGAAGCCTATGCTTGACCTTGGTTTTAAAGAAACCAAATCAAATCATCAAACACCAGTGGAGGGCATGCATTATTCAG GGATGAAGCAAATTTACAATTTTCAAGATCAGGAACAGAAAGATTAA
- the LOC107461437 gene encoding LOW QUALITY PROTEIN: beta-galactosidase 17 (The sequence of the model RefSeq protein was modified relative to this genomic sequence to represent the inferred CDS: inserted 1 base in 1 codon) codes for MIIGVKKRNVNAASASSASKLLAMAKKRSSKATLLLIFISFTALYAFLPVLAPLPSLSSSSHHNKVNRNFEISRDMFWKDSQPFQIIGGDLHYFRVHPQYWEDRLLKAKALGLNTIQTYVPWNLHEPSPGRHVFEGFADIESFLKLCNKLGLLVMLRPGPYICAEWDWGGFPAWFSSMSPSPKLRSSDPTFLHLVERWWGNLLPKLVPLLYQNGGPIIMVQIENEYGSYGNDKAYLQHLVVLARSHLGPDIILYTTDGGARENLEKGTIRGDAVYSAVDFSTGDDPWPIFELQKKYNAPGKSPPLSAEFYTGWLTHWGEKIAKTDADFTAASLEKILQKNGSAVLYMAHGGTNFGFYSGANTGSAEXIREDGDVDNSKYNAIRKVIARYSSVPLPSVPSNIQKTAYGPIHLQRKTFLFDEFNFTSSTNVFESEQPMSMESVGQLFGFLLYVTQYKANGGIKTLLIPKLHDRAQVFISCPSDVTGARPSYVGAIERWSNNKLNLPNLKCHSNINLLILVENMGRVNYGPYIFDGKGILSSVYLDGEILHRWKMFPIPLHNLNEVPTHNGIMQVAYSARGKRLTSKYENTSREPAFYSGHFSIDKSSEVKDTYISFNNWGKGIAFVNDFDIGRYWPLRGPQCNLYVPAPVLKQGNNYLVILELESPDPELVVHSVDEPDFTCSFGNMNLHQL; via the exons ATGATAATCggagtgaagaagagaaacgtGAACGCTGCATCAGCTTCCTCAGCTTCGAAACTGTTGGCAATGGCGAAGAAACGAAGCTCTAAAGCTACGCTTTTACTCATCTTCATCTCCTTCACAGCTCTCTATGCTTTCCTTCCTGTCTTGgctcctcttccttctctctcctcctcctctcacCACAACAAA GTTAACAGAAACTTTGAGATTTCCCGCGATATGTTCTGGAAAGATTCTCAACCCTTTCAGATCATTGGCGGTGACTTGCACTATTTTCGAGTGCATCCACAG TACTGGGAAGATAGACTCTTAAAAGCCAAGGCATTGGGATTGAACACAATTCAAACTTATGTTCCCTGGAATTTACATGAACCAAGCCCTGGACGCCATGTTTTTGAGGGTTTTGCTGACATTGAATCTTTCCTCAAACTCTGTAACAAACTAGGTCTACTTGTCATGCTTAGACCTGGTCCATACATATGTGCAG AGTGGGATTGGGGTGGTTTCCCTGCTTGGTTCTCTTCCATGAGCCCATCCCCCAAGCTAAGGTCATCCGATCCTACTTTTCTTCATCTG GTTGAAAGATGGTGGGGTAACCTGCTTCCAAAATTGGTTCCTCTCCTATATCAAAATGGAGGTCCAATAATAATGGTTCAG ATTGAAAATGAGTATGGTTCATATGGAAATGACAAAGCATATCTCCAACACCTTGTCGTGCTGGCTAGAAGTCATCTCGGACCCGATATCATTTT ATACACTACAGATGGGGGGGCTAGGGAAAATCTTGAGAAAGGAACTATTCGTGGGGATGCAGTCTATTCAG CTGTTGACTTCAGTACTGGTGATGATCCTTGGCCTATATTCGAGTTACAAAAGAAGTACAATGCCCCTGGAAAATCACCGCCATTGTCAGC TGAATTTTACACTGGGTGGCTTACACATTGGGGGGAGAAAATTGCCAAGACTGATGCTGATTTTACAGCAGCTTCCCTTGAGAAAATTCTGCAAAAAAATGGTTCGGCAGTCTTATAT ATGGCACATGGAGGTACAAACTTTGGGTTTTATAGTGGAGCAAATACTGGTTCTGCTG GCATTAGAGAAGATGGAGATGTTGACAACTCAAAATATAATG CTATTCGGAAGGTTATAGCACGATATAGCTCAGTGCCCCTTCCATCTGTTCCATCTAATATTCAAAAGACAGCATATGGACCAATTCACTTGCAGCGGAAAACTTTCTTAtttgatgaatttaattttaccAGTTCCACCAATGTCTTTGAATCTGAACAACCAATGTCAATGGAGTCTGTGGGCCAG TTGTTTGGATTCTTGTTATATGTCACCCAGTACAAAGCGAATGGAGGCATAAAAACTTTGCTTATACCAAAG TTGCATGACAGAGCTCAAGTATTTATATCATGCCCTTCTGACGTAACTGGTGCAAGGCCATCTTATGTTGGTGCCATAGAAAGATGGTCAAATAACAAACTCAACCTTCCTAATCTTAAATGCCATTCTAACATCAACTTATTGATTCTG GTGGAAAACATGGGTCGTGTAAATTATGGACCTTACATCTTTGATGGAAAG GGCATTCTTTCCTCTGTTTATCTGGACGGGGAAATATTACACAGGTGGAAAATGTTCCCTATTCCTTTGCACAATCTCAATGAAGTGCCAACCCACAATGGCATCATGCAGGTTGCATATTCTGCACGTGGAAAAAGATTGACGAGTAAGTATG AGAATACTTCAAGAGAGCCTGCATTCTATTCAGGTCATTTCTCAATTGACAAATCAAGTGAGGTCAAGGATACATACATATCATTCAACAACTGGGGCAAAGGCATTGCATTTGTTAATGACTTTGATATAGGAAGATATTGGCCG TTGAGAGGACCACAGTGCAACCTCTATGTTCCTGCTCCAGTTCTTAAGCAAGGAAATAATTATCTG GTCATCCTGGAGTTGGAATCTCCAGACCCTGAACTTGTTGTACACAGTGTTGATGAGCCAGACTTCACGTGCAGTTTTGGTAATATGAATCTCCATCAGCTTTAA
- the LOC107461320 gene encoding uncharacterized protein LOC107461320, with protein sequence MGGFFFVYRYGGIGKTLLWNALSASIKSEGQIVFNVVSSGIAELLLPNGRTAHSRFKILPVIPRGSREKIVHACINASYLWQSCQVLQLTENMRLSRGLQDIHNVQLEKFADWLLQIGDGLLGDSTDGESVIKIPENLLLDIESLGLHDLVLFVYPDILLRTSSVDYFKDRSILAPTLDVVIEVNNHMVT encoded by the exons ATGGGtggttttttctttgtttatcgATATGGTGGAATTGGGAAGACTTTACTGTGGAATGCACTATCCGCTTCAATAAAGTCAGAAGGTCAAATTGTTTTTAACGTTGTATCCAGTGGCATTGCAGAATTATTGTTACCTAATGGGCGAACTGCTCATTCACGATTTAAA ATATTGCCTGTGATTCCTCGTGGTTCTCGGGAGAAGATTGTTCATGCGTGTATTAATGCTTCGTACCTGTGGCAATCTTGCCAGGTGTTGCAATTGACCGAAAACATGAGGCTGAGTCGTGGTCTGCAAGATATTCACAATGTACAGTTAGAGAAATTTGCCGACTGGCTGCTTCAGATAGGTGATGGGTTATTGGGAGACAGTACTGATGGCGAATCGGTGATTAAAATACCAGAAAACTTGCTATTGGATATTGAGTCCCTAGGTCTTCACGATTTGGTGTTGTTTGTTTATCCTGACATTTTACTACGTACTTCTAGCGTGGATTATTTTAAGGACAGGAGTATATTGGCACCAACACTTGATGTTGTGATCGAAGTTAACAATCAT ATGGTCACTTAG